One segment of Methanolinea mesophila DNA contains the following:
- a CDS encoding ribose 1,5-bisphosphate isomerase, producing the protein MVISETAEKIRSMEIRGAGRIARSAAAALRDHAGEIDASDLPGFVSGMQRAAEILLETRPTAVSLPNAVHSVMAALAGARDVEDARERIRAAADEFIRSSGEAVNRIAAIGARHIRDGDIVLTHCNSEAALGCILAASRDGKDFEVFATEVRPRNQGLLTIRVLNDAGIRTSYIVDSAVRSFMNDVDLVVVGTDAVTVNGAVVNKIGTSQIALAAHEARTPFMVAAETYKFAPRTILGELIAIEERDPAEVLSPGLQEGLPHVRVRNPAFDVTPAEYVDLIVTERGAIPPQMAYIIIRDYLGWDLEEFSRESVSRRNETELCI; encoded by the coding sequence ATGGTGATTTCGGAGACTGCAGAGAAGATCCGGTCCATGGAGATCCGGGGGGCCGGGAGGATCGCCCGGTCGGCGGCGGCGGCCCTGCGGGACCATGCCGGGGAGATCGACGCCTCCGACCTTCCGGGCTTCGTGTCCGGGATGCAGCGGGCTGCGGAGATCCTCCTCGAGACACGGCCGACCGCGGTCTCCCTGCCGAATGCGGTCCATTCCGTCATGGCGGCGCTCGCCGGGGCAAGGGACGTTGAGGACGCCAGGGAACGGATAAGAGCGGCCGCAGACGAGTTCATCCGGTCGTCCGGCGAGGCTGTAAATAGGATCGCGGCGATCGGGGCCCGCCATATCCGGGATGGGGACATCGTGCTCACCCATTGCAATTCGGAGGCTGCATTGGGATGCATCCTCGCGGCGTCCAGGGATGGGAAAGATTTCGAGGTCTTCGCGACCGAGGTCCGCCCGAGGAACCAGGGGCTGCTCACGATCCGGGTCTTAAACGATGCGGGCATCCGGACCAGCTATATCGTGGACTCGGCGGTGCGTTCGTTCATGAACGACGTGGACCTCGTGGTGGTCGGCACCGACGCGGTCACGGTCAACGGAGCGGTGGTGAACAAGATCGGGACCTCACAAATCGCCCTGGCCGCACACGAGGCCCGGACCCCGTTCATGGTGGCGGCGGAAACGTACAAGTTTGCGCCCCGTACCATTCTCGGGGAGTTGATTGCGATCGAGGAACGAGACCCTGCCGAGGTATTGTCTCCCGGACTGCAGGAAGGCCTCCCTCACGTCCGGGTCCGGAACCCTGCGTTCGACGTGACCCCCGCGGAGTACGTGGACCTGATCGTGACCGAACGGGGTGCCATCCCGCCCCAGATGGCGTATATCATCATCAGGGACTACCTTGGCTGGGATCTCGAAGAGTTCAGCAGGGAATCCGTGAGCCGCAGGAATGAAACGGAGCTCTGCATATGA
- a CDS encoding HAD family hydrolase, with the protein MSVAVVFDSAGTLLHTYRVAKDVVNQHLLPGIETVTLTFSSPERVLVVIHVHSRDIIETPADVPLAEYLVDHQAGFGISCTRKVITAEDVGTALYNDTRARVGDLQDCIRNVWSVCKRESVVTMNSGVILNMLLGGIEFTVTTGGRPFEGAREAITELHRMGVPTYIASGDRVAKLEKMADYLGIPRDRVYGVATPTVKAQIVADLQAEYDSVVMVGDGINDLCAMKRADIAVLTEEQAGDKPQELYHTAHYVVKNVRGVVDIVRNLITP; encoded by the coding sequence ATGTCGGTTGCCGTGGTATTTGACAGCGCAGGAACGCTCCTGCACACCTACCGGGTGGCAAAGGATGTGGTGAACCAGCACCTGCTGCCTGGGATCGAGACGGTCACCCTGACGTTCAGTTCGCCCGAACGGGTCCTGGTGGTTATTCACGTGCATTCCCGTGACATCATCGAGACCCCGGCAGACGTCCCCCTCGCGGAATACCTGGTCGACCACCAGGCCGGGTTCGGTATAAGCTGCACCAGGAAGGTCATCACCGCCGAGGATGTGGGCACGGCCCTGTACAATGATACCCGTGCCAGGGTAGGCGACCTCCAGGACTGCATCCGGAACGTCTGGTCGGTGTGCAAGAGGGAATCGGTGGTCACCATGAATAGCGGGGTGATCCTGAACATGCTGCTCGGTGGCATAGAATTTACCGTTACCACCGGCGGGCGCCCGTTTGAAGGAGCCAGGGAGGCGATCACCGAACTGCACCGCATGGGTGTCCCCACGTATATCGCATCCGGGGACAGGGTGGCGAAACTCGAGAAGATGGCGGATTACCTCGGTATCCCCCGGGACAGGGTGTACGGGGTGGCCACCCCCACCGTGAAGGCACAGATAGTCGCGGACCTCCAGGCGGAATACGACTCGGTGGTCATGGTGGGGGACGGGATAAACGATCTCTGTGCCATGAAACGTGCCGACATCGCGGTCCTCACCGAGGAACAGGCCGGGGACAAACCCCAGGAATTATATCATACCGCCCACTACGTGGTAAAAAACGTGAGAGGGGTCGTGGATATTGTTAGAAATCTTATTACTCCCTGA
- the atwA gene encoding methyl coenzyme M reductase system, component A2 has product MPPLITVDSLCMDFDGKRVLDNISFTLEEGEILGIIGRSGAGKTVLMHLMRGVDQPPTSGKIIYHVASCSGCDYLDLPGSSGKACPVCGGTLKPEEVDFWNPAYEEKKRRVMRRTAIMFQRTFALYGNDRVIENVLHALDDINYPQDQAINRAADLIDQVRLSHRMMHIARDLSGGEKQRVVLARQLAKDPFLLFADEPTGTLDPETATLVHDMLVDAAKTNHMGMVVTSHFSKVVQDVASRAILLEEGKILKIGKPAEVIHRFMEDLSDTEAYEPIEIGERILTARDVYKRYISVDRGVVRAVNGVTFDVHSKEIFGIIGKSGAGKTTLSRIISGIIEPTSGEMLIRIGEDCVDMTKPGIENRGRAKSYIGLLHQEYDLFPHRTILDNLTDAIGLEFPKELAMRKAILTLRMAGFSETKSREVLDRYPSQLSEGERHRVALAQVLIREPRLVILDEPTGTMDPLTKIDVKHSILHARDDMEETFIVVSHDMEFVRDICDRIALMRGGKIVEIGKTSEVLGSLTDEEREVMGKGEATGGE; this is encoded by the coding sequence ATGCCCCCCCTGATCACCGTGGATTCTTTATGCATGGACTTCGATGGAAAGCGAGTCCTTGACAATATTTCTTTTACCCTCGAAGAAGGAGAGATCCTGGGAATTATAGGCCGAAGCGGCGCAGGCAAAACTGTGTTGATGCACCTGATGAGGGGGGTCGACCAACCCCCCACCTCGGGAAAGATCATCTACCATGTCGCCTCCTGCAGCGGGTGCGACTATCTCGACCTGCCGGGATCGTCCGGTAAAGCGTGCCCGGTCTGCGGAGGCACCCTGAAACCGGAGGAAGTGGATTTCTGGAACCCTGCCTACGAGGAGAAAAAACGAAGAGTCATGCGCCGGACGGCGATCATGTTCCAGCGGACCTTTGCACTCTACGGAAACGACAGGGTCATCGAGAACGTCCTGCACGCACTTGACGATATCAATTATCCCCAGGACCAGGCGATCAACCGGGCCGCGGACCTGATCGACCAGGTACGCCTTTCCCACCGGATGATGCATATCGCCCGAGACCTCTCCGGCGGGGAGAAGCAGCGGGTGGTGCTGGCCAGGCAACTTGCGAAGGATCCGTTTCTTCTCTTCGCAGACGAGCCCACGGGGACGCTCGACCCTGAAACCGCCACCCTCGTGCACGATATGCTGGTCGACGCGGCCAAGACGAACCACATGGGGATGGTGGTCACCTCGCACTTCTCGAAAGTGGTCCAGGACGTCGCATCGAGGGCCATCCTCCTTGAGGAAGGAAAAATACTCAAGATTGGAAAACCTGCCGAGGTCATCCACCGGTTCATGGAAGACTTGAGCGACACCGAGGCCTACGAACCGATCGAGATCGGCGAGCGGATCCTGACTGCCAGGGACGTCTATAAACGCTATATTTCCGTAGATCGGGGAGTGGTACGGGCGGTTAACGGGGTCACATTCGACGTGCATTCGAAGGAGATCTTCGGGATCATAGGAAAGAGCGGTGCGGGGAAAACGACGCTTTCACGGATAATCTCCGGGATCATAGAACCCACCAGCGGGGAGATGCTGATTCGGATCGGTGAGGACTGCGTGGACATGACCAAACCCGGTATCGAGAACCGCGGGCGGGCAAAGTCCTACATCGGGCTGCTCCACCAGGAGTACGACCTCTTCCCCCACCGGACCATCCTGGACAACCTCACCGATGCAATAGGTCTGGAGTTCCCGAAGGAACTTGCGATGCGAAAGGCGATACTCACCCTTCGCATGGCGGGATTCTCGGAAACGAAGAGCAGGGAAGTGCTCGACCGCTATCCTTCACAGCTCTCCGAGGGTGAGCGGCACCGCGTGGCCCTGGCCCAGGTGCTGATTCGCGAACCAAGGCTGGTCATCCTCGATGAACCGACCGGCACCATGGACCCCCTCACGAAGATCGATGTGAAGCATTCGATCCTCCACGCCAGGGACGACATGGAGGAGACATTCATCGTGGTCTCCCACGACATGGAGTTTGTCCGGGATATCTGCGACCGGATCGCCCTGATGAGAGGCGGGAAGATCGTGGAGATCGGCAAAACGTCCGAAGTACTCGGCAGCCTGACCGATGAGGAACGCGAAGTCATGGGGAAGGGTGAAGCGACGGGTGGGGAATGA
- the mmp3 gene encoding methyl-coenzyme M reductase-associated protein Mmp3 — MITVQVDGEFRKVPKGSTLADIIPSPDPDCVVAVIRPGAQESATTRSFRILTTAGEVVVEALPSGNEVFSLPALGEGAGLHWTDRYAAAFGPFPQQFAPARKPFLYERGDVILGCGGYDPTRSYLIFAKMRHSSDLGAPEGGGVLGKVTSGRGVIDRWATGDRITGIAPVISWADTTQSFTTREMATPLEEGMQVVTFAAINADGYRDDEIDTGSASSVEKMLLALKDGHFIVERAASTYIEDQRSAGTDVPEENPVGRMEGSVTLRTRGKSRGSVYIYTTDIPSVPSHTVAGQVVHGIELAKLARQGDTLCVRVMPDRFDLIGVPLDEAIRIAETRGIALEYEPANHPRVVVDQDPGTTLECLAARAAALTAIPEEHVIDIRLDDANAPESCEIFRRITGLDLHGVGRIPFLFNFEEVYLFKPSLPHGTRINPENAPKEVVPAGSLAITNDSRKGAGLVGVRLAENREFGPTSEPFEGTNLIGWVIDTEKLKGLKENETVYIREVVNG, encoded by the coding sequence ATGATCACCGTCCAGGTCGACGGGGAGTTCCGGAAGGTTCCGAAAGGCAGCACGCTTGCTGATATCATCCCCTCCCCGGACCCCGATTGCGTGGTGGCGGTCATCAGGCCCGGCGCACAGGAATCTGCGACCACCAGGAGTTTTCGTATCCTGACCACTGCGGGGGAGGTGGTGGTGGAAGCGCTTCCCTCGGGAAACGAGGTCTTCTCCCTCCCTGCACTCGGCGAGGGAGCCGGGCTCCACTGGACTGACCGGTACGCTGCTGCGTTCGGTCCTTTTCCGCAGCAGTTCGCTCCCGCGAGGAAACCGTTCCTCTACGAGCGGGGGGATGTTATCCTCGGGTGCGGAGGGTACGACCCTACCCGTTCCTACCTCATTTTTGCAAAGATGCGCCATTCTTCCGACCTCGGCGCTCCCGAGGGCGGAGGAGTGCTGGGAAAGGTGACCAGCGGGAGGGGCGTGATCGACCGGTGGGCCACCGGCGACCGGATAACCGGGATCGCCCCGGTAATCAGCTGGGCCGATACCACGCAGTCCTTTACCACCCGGGAGATGGCCACGCCCCTGGAAGAAGGGATGCAGGTGGTGACCTTCGCGGCGATCAATGCGGACGGATACAGGGATGATGAGATCGACACCGGCAGCGCGTCGAGCGTCGAGAAGATGCTCCTGGCCCTAAAAGACGGGCACTTCATCGTTGAACGGGCCGCGAGCACCTACATCGAGGACCAGAGGAGCGCGGGGACCGATGTCCCCGAGGAGAACCCGGTGGGCCGGATGGAGGGGAGCGTGACCCTCCGCACCAGGGGGAAGTCGCGGGGAAGCGTATACATCTATACCACGGACATCCCCTCCGTGCCGAGTCATACCGTCGCAGGCCAGGTCGTCCACGGGATCGAACTGGCAAAGCTCGCCCGGCAGGGGGACACTCTCTGCGTAAGGGTTATGCCGGACCGGTTCGATCTCATCGGAGTGCCGCTGGACGAGGCGATCCGGATTGCGGAAACACGGGGAATAGCTCTTGAATATGAGCCCGCCAACCACCCCCGTGTGGTGGTGGACCAGGATCCCGGAACTACCCTCGAATGCCTCGCCGCCCGGGCGGCCGCACTTACCGCTATCCCGGAGGAACATGTGATCGATATCCGCCTGGACGACGCGAATGCCCCCGAATCGTGCGAGATCTTCCGAAGGATCACCGGTCTCGACCTCCACGGGGTCGGGAGGATCCCGTTCCTGTTCAATTTCGAGGAGGTATATTTATTCAAGCCCTCCTTACCCCATGGAACGAGGATTAATCCGGAGAATGCACCGAAAGAGGTTGTTCCCGCGGGGAGCCTTGCCATCACTAACGATTCGAGGAAAGGCGCCGGCCTTGTAGGGGTCCGGCTTGCGGAAAACCGGGAGTTCGGGCCCACCTCCGAGCCGTTCGAGGGGACGAACCTTATCGGGTGGGTGATCGATACGGAGAAACTGAAAGGACTGAAAGAGAATGAAACGGTGTACATCCGGGAGGTTGTGAATGGCTGA
- a CDS encoding methanogenesis marker 6 protein — protein sequence MAEYKPRYVGTVTKYVFVDSPDMTPSDLALRAYEISLGVMIKETCFGLQITGKESEVDEIINRLRSLDPVHIFVKDRGFPPGDPRRCRANLGGARPGYYGHEYELTLIKNVSKGLEKLPSRPPGAVPEPPVPKTEKKLDVHTLKKIIESQES from the coding sequence ATGGCTGAGTACAAACCCCGCTATGTAGGGACAGTGACCAAATATGTCTTTGTCGATTCCCCGGACATGACCCCCTCCGACCTGGCACTCCGTGCATACGAGATCTCCCTTGGGGTGATGATCAAGGAGACCTGCTTCGGGCTGCAGATTACCGGGAAAGAATCCGAGGTAGACGAGATCATCAACCGGCTCAGGTCGCTCGACCCCGTCCACATATTTGTAAAAGACCGCGGGTTCCCTCCGGGGGACCCCCGCAGGTGCAGGGCAAATCTCGGAGGGGCCCGGCCCGGATACTACGGGCACGAGTACGAGTTGACCCTGATAAAAAATGTCTCGAAGGGGCTGGAAAAACTCCCCTCCAGGCCGCCCGGTGCAGTGCCGGAACCTCCCGTGCCGAAGACCGAGAAAAAACTGGATGTCCATACATTGAAGAAGATCATCGAATCCCAGGAGTCCTGA
- a CDS encoding methanogenesis marker 5 protein has product MAKVFIYPVTSLILSDLVARFGHKPLSAAMQIRERIQTAGLESPPLQVTPEDPKKGLKYAAVEVPSGVRGRMALFGPMVEDADAAIVVNDADFSFGCMGCARTNELLAFLIRTRGIPVLDLVYPRTEEEGIEFVAAIRDFLAGLEGK; this is encoded by the coding sequence ATGGCAAAAGTGTTCATATATCCCGTAACGAGCCTGATCCTCTCCGACCTGGTGGCCAGGTTCGGCCATAAACCGCTGAGTGCGGCGATGCAGATACGGGAACGCATCCAGACGGCCGGCCTGGAGTCCCCTCCTTTGCAGGTTACCCCGGAAGACCCCAAGAAAGGACTGAAATATGCCGCGGTCGAAGTCCCGTCGGGCGTCCGGGGGAGGATGGCGCTCTTCGGCCCCATGGTCGAGGACGCCGATGCCGCGATCGTGGTGAACGATGCGGACTTTTCCTTCGGGTGCATGGGATGCGCAAGGACCAACGAGCTGCTCGCGTTCCTTATCCGCACCCGGGGGATCCCCGTTCTGGACCTGGTCTATCCCCGTACTGAAGAGGAAGGTATCGAATTCGTGGCTGCCATAAGGGATTTCCTTGCCGGCCTGGAGGGTAAATGA
- a CDS encoding methanogenesis marker 15 protein, translating to MTTKVRIAQLSCGPEYSGVQKEIEEAAGAVDAEIFFPDLKLSDIQRDNALFGLDVRSPDLKLSIARARALVDGRVEADAVFIATCFRCAEAAIVRNELRRYIHENSNLPVVSYSFTERTTAGTLLTRMEALTTIARRRALLAREVQEGITMGVDSGSSTTKAVVMQDNRIVGTGWLPTTEVLKSAEQVIELALQESGISRDQIQAIGTTGYGRFLVGQHIGADLIQEELTVNSKGAVYLADAQHGPSTVIDIGGMDNKAISVQDGIPGTFTMGGICAGASGRFLEMTAKRLGVDITELGPLAMKGMSREVPMNSYCIVFGTQSLVNALAAGSSREDVAAAACHSVAEQVFEQQLQEVDIKDPVIMVGGTSLIKGLVRAMGDLLQTEIVVPHHSQYIGAVGSALLASGYIKGE from the coding sequence ATGACTACGAAGGTGAGGATAGCCCAGCTCTCCTGCGGGCCTGAGTACAGCGGGGTGCAGAAGGAGATCGAGGAGGCGGCGGGCGCGGTGGACGCCGAGATCTTCTTCCCTGACCTTAAACTCTCGGATATCCAGAGGGATAACGCCCTGTTCGGGCTCGACGTCCGGAGCCCCGACCTGAAGCTCTCCATCGCCCGGGCCAGGGCCCTGGTGGACGGGCGGGTCGAGGCCGACGCGGTGTTCATCGCCACGTGCTTCCGGTGTGCCGAGGCCGCCATCGTTCGGAACGAGCTCCGCCGCTATATCCACGAGAACTCGAACCTCCCGGTGGTGAGCTATTCGTTTACCGAACGGACCACGGCGGGAACCCTTCTCACCCGTATGGAGGCCCTCACCACCATCGCACGACGCAGGGCGCTCCTCGCGAGGGAGGTGCAGGAGGGGATCACCATGGGGGTGGACAGTGGTTCGTCTACCACCAAGGCAGTCGTGATGCAGGACAACAGGATCGTCGGTACCGGCTGGCTCCCCACCACCGAGGTGCTCAAGAGCGCCGAGCAGGTCATCGAGCTCGCGCTCCAGGAATCGGGGATTTCCAGGGATCAGATCCAGGCAATAGGAACGACCGGATATGGGAGGTTCCTGGTGGGGCAGCATATCGGCGCCGACCTCATCCAGGAGGAACTCACGGTCAACTCCAAGGGTGCGGTATACCTTGCCGACGCCCAGCACGGCCCCTCGACGGTCATCGACATCGGTGGGATGGACAACAAGGCCATCAGCGTCCAGGACGGGATCCCGGGCACGTTCACCATGGGCGGGATCTGCGCCGGTGCGAGCGGGAGGTTCCTGGAGATGACCGCGAAGCGCCTGGGGGTGGACATCACTGAGCTCGGCCCCCTTGCGATGAAGGGGATGTCCCGGGAGGTGCCGATGAACAGTTATTGTATCGTGTTCGGGACCCAGAGCCTGGTGAACGCTCTCGCCGCGGGAAGCTCGAGGGAGGACGTGGCCGCCGCCGCCTGCCACAGCGTTGCCGAGCAGGTATTCGAGCAGCAGTTGCAGGAGGTGGATATCAAGGACCCGGTGATCATGGTGGGAGGGACCTCGCTGATCAAGGGCCTTGTCAGGGCCATGGGAGACCTGCTCCAGACCGAGATCGTGGTCCCGCACCACTCCCAGTACATCGGGGCGGTGGGATCGGCCCTTCTTGCCTCAGGGTACATCAAAGGAGAATGA
- a CDS encoding methanogenesis marker 17 protein: MDSVEYFEVECPEAAGKEYYRKIADIVLLDHNLIRVIRKLHIFIDPRVPLFIAVGVTKKLPGPVKVRDFADVNIQDRQVTITIGDEAYLAALLHLLWEKFGKERVDQPDRFTILLDLAPEEQAGLEDLVVMDPSVTLYKDLIYALQVIQPEGFKVRRQYYAGGKFYLVASEDTLPEDIEDLVRRKFALMGEQL, encoded by the coding sequence ATGGATTCGGTGGAGTATTTCGAGGTCGAGTGTCCCGAGGCCGCAGGGAAGGAGTACTACCGGAAGATCGCGGACATCGTCCTTCTCGATCATAACCTGATCAGGGTCATCCGGAAACTTCACATCTTCATCGATCCCCGGGTGCCCCTGTTCATTGCCGTGGGGGTCACCAAGAAACTTCCCGGCCCGGTGAAGGTCAGGGATTTTGCCGACGTCAATATCCAGGACCGCCAGGTGACCATCACCATCGGGGACGAGGCGTACCTCGCGGCCCTGTTACACCTCCTCTGGGAGAAGTTCGGAAAGGAACGGGTCGATCAGCCCGACCGGTTTACTATCCTGCTGGACCTCGCTCCCGAAGAACAGGCCGGGCTCGAGGATCTCGTGGTAATGGACCCGAGTGTTACCCTCTACAAGGACCTGATCTACGCGCTGCAGGTGATACAGCCCGAGGGGTTCAAGGTCCGGAGGCAATATTACGCGGGGGGTAAGTTCTACCTTGTCGCGAGCGAGGATACGCTCCCCGAGGATATCGAGGACCTCGTTCGTCGGAAATTTGCGCTCATGGGGGAGCAACTATGA
- a CDS encoding methanogenesis marker 7 protein, with amino-acid sequence MILEPVTYKGGLYRNDEIVDLIEDVGGYIIQKQMVATEVVIQALVPRDDIALIREVAKPLAGEITPSPLVGTEIAVVTPSLEIHHLPHASCDVAEYIRRFGAKTNMVGLARGFGKRIAQLNDEERDVINEHDLAIYLLGDFEECIRHKFPVLRRGIEVPIVVSGGPSKETLQKIIDPPVDGYVGEVGRFMHRTKESEEIDKLEEVVAEITRVVSKKREEIAKDPLSVSPARLMDIIREQVEEIHRVLSPTPITVQMTGLRVKLPYDTFSTVLKKLEIERGVTIGDLADIRPSRMRDYILLKIRPFSDTNIMI; translated from the coding sequence ATGATTCTCGAGCCGGTGACCTACAAGGGCGGCCTTTACCGGAACGACGAGATCGTGGACCTGATCGAGGACGTGGGAGGGTACATCATCCAGAAGCAGATGGTCGCAACGGAGGTGGTGATCCAGGCCCTTGTACCCCGGGACGATATCGCGCTCATCCGGGAAGTGGCCAAACCTCTCGCCGGGGAGATCACGCCCTCACCCCTGGTAGGGACCGAGATTGCGGTGGTCACTCCCAGCCTCGAGATCCACCATCTTCCCCACGCATCCTGCGATGTCGCAGAGTACATCCGCCGGTTCGGTGCCAAGACCAACATGGTAGGGCTTGCCCGGGGTTTTGGGAAACGGATCGCGCAACTGAACGACGAGGAACGGGACGTAATCAACGAGCACGACCTCGCGATTTATCTGCTCGGCGATTTCGAGGAATGTATCCGGCACAAGTTCCCGGTGCTGCGGAGGGGGATCGAGGTCCCCATCGTGGTATCGGGAGGACCCTCGAAGGAGACCCTGCAGAAGATCATCGACCCTCCGGTGGACGGGTATGTAGGTGAAGTGGGGAGGTTCATGCACCGTACCAAGGAGTCGGAGGAGATCGACAAGCTGGAAGAGGTGGTTGCGGAGATCACCCGGGTCGTCTCGAAAAAGAGGGAGGAGATCGCAAAGGACCCCCTCTCCGTATCCCCCGCCAGGCTTATGGATATTATCCGGGAGCAGGTGGAAGAGATCCACCGGGTGCTCTCCCCAACCCCGATCACGGTCCAGATGACCGGTCTCCGGGTAAAACTCCCGTACGACACCTTCTCAACAGTCCTGAAAAAACTGGAGATCGAACGGGGGGTTACCATCGGGGACCTCGCGGATATCAGGCCTTCCAGGATGAGGGATTATATCCTCCTTAAAATTCGCCCGTTCTCCGACACGAACATCATGATCTGA
- a CDS encoding FxLYD domain-containing protein, with protein MNSARTKWAGIFSAIMILSFTLLVCGCLAPGVPGGPAQATETPTISPVGTETTRTGTAPEGVIVLPEGSEMFVTRPWGYEKFVPNPALHATLQETRVETDSSGRLYLTGRIKNDSEYTVEYIEVTFNLFNANGALIGNAVASAYFLPAGKTWVFRTNSFDASGYQFNELADIFTA; from the coding sequence ATGAACTCAGCCAGAACAAAATGGGCCGGAATATTCTCCGCGATTATGATACTGAGCTTCACGCTCCTCGTGTGCGGATGCCTGGCCCCCGGAGTCCCGGGCGGTCCGGCACAGGCGACAGAGACCCCCACCATCAGCCCGGTCGGAACCGAAACGACCCGAACGGGGACCGCTCCCGAAGGTGTGATAGTGCTCCCCGAGGGGAGCGAGATGTTCGTGACCAGGCCATGGGGCTACGAAAAGTTTGTTCCCAACCCGGCACTCCATGCCACGCTCCAGGAGACCAGGGTAGAGACGGATAGTTCAGGCAGACTCTACCTTACCGGAAGGATCAAGAACGACAGCGAGTATACGGTCGAATATATCGAAGTGACTTTTAATCTCTTCAATGCGAATGGGGCGCTCATTGGAAACGCGGTCGCAAGCGCCTATTTCCTCCCCGCCGGAAAGACCTGGGTATTCCGGACCAACAGTTTCGATGCGAGCGGGTACCAGTTCAATGAACTGGCAGACATCTTTACCGCATAA